A single window of Planctomycetia bacterium DNA harbors:
- a CDS encoding glycosyltransferase, whose translation MHYLTRPPGSEPAILIFIVAYRAERHIESVFDRIPKSVLHDPRVRILCIDDASSDATSERASDWAHRNNVDNIVVLKNPVNQGYGGNQKLGYRLAVDLGFDFTILLHGDGQYAPELLGEFIDNWRKTQADVVLGSRMQSWKSARAGGMPLYKALGNRVLTTFQNSLTGLGLTEYHTGYRGYSRHFLARVPFEANTNDFHFDTEILLQALHVKAKFVEFAIPTHYGDEVCHVNGMQYAWDVFKATIAYRLHRLGMMCSLKYRDLDPTPKRHTGPRYLSQTKVLKYLWKNVSPKSEPLTPNPSPRGVEGGHGIPNPSPTSGKGRTENPDGSESVPHFDGTPSRCASEQRAFPRTILDLGCGAAEVSQECAKRGTRTTGIDRRIPVPGSLDQFHQLDLEADPLPVDPFQYDAILLLDVLEELNDPEGFLNAVRNRSEVKTGHDWKSPMVVVSTPNIGHWAMRLNLLLGRFTYSERGILALDHKRLFTKRTFKRCLRDSGYRIEKLIPVGIPYHAVYGNNLGWFLERISDAFAWLLPSVFAFSFVAICRPLPGVKQVLGQAIVHRSAGERSQEPVDSNQKEELVSASLPR comes from the coding sequence ATGCATTATCTCACTCGCCCGCCTGGCTCGGAACCAGCTATTCTGATTTTCATCGTCGCCTACCGGGCTGAACGACACATCGAATCCGTGTTTGATCGAATCCCGAAATCGGTGCTCCACGATCCGCGTGTCCGCATCCTCTGTATCGATGATGCCTCCAGCGATGCCACCTCCGAACGGGCCAGCGACTGGGCCCATCGAAACAATGTCGATAACATCGTTGTACTCAAGAACCCGGTCAACCAGGGGTACGGCGGCAACCAGAAACTCGGTTACCGCCTGGCTGTCGATCTTGGCTTTGACTTCACCATCCTGCTGCATGGCGACGGACAGTATGCTCCCGAACTGCTCGGCGAGTTCATCGACAACTGGCGCAAGACGCAGGCTGATGTGGTGCTCGGTTCACGCATGCAGTCGTGGAAGTCTGCACGGGCCGGGGGTATGCCACTCTACAAAGCACTGGGTAACCGTGTGCTGACCACATTTCAAAACAGCTTGACCGGCTTGGGCCTGACCGAATATCACACCGGCTACCGGGGCTACTCACGCCATTTTCTGGCGAGAGTTCCCTTTGAAGCCAACACCAACGATTTCCATTTCGATACGGAAATTCTGCTGCAGGCCTTGCATGTGAAAGCAAAGTTTGTCGAATTCGCTATCCCCACGCATTACGGCGACGAAGTCTGTCATGTCAATGGGATGCAATACGCCTGGGATGTGTTCAAGGCAACGATTGCCTATCGTCTACATCGGCTTGGCATGATGTGTTCGCTGAAGTACCGCGATCTCGATCCGACGCCGAAGCGCCACACTGGCCCGCGATATCTGTCACAGACCAAGGTGCTCAAGTATCTGTGGAAGAATGTCTCGCCAAAGTCAGAACCCCTCACCCCCAACCCCTCTCCCCGGGGGGTAGAGGGGGGACATGGCATCCCCAACCCCTCTCCCACCAGTGGAAAGGGGAGAACTGAGAATCCAGACGGCTCGGAATCTGTGCCACACTTCGACGGTACTCCGTCGAGGTGTGCCTCGGAACAGAGAGCGTTCCCCCGAACCATCCTTGACCTGGGTTGTGGTGCTGCTGAAGTTTCCCAGGAATGTGCCAAGCGAGGCACGCGAACCACCGGCATCGACCGACGAATCCCCGTGCCCGGTAGTCTCGATCAGTTTCATCAACTCGATCTGGAAGCTGATCCCTTGCCGGTCGATCCATTTCAGTATGATGCGATCCTGCTGCTCGATGTACTCGAAGAGTTGAACGATCCGGAAGGATTTCTTAACGCGGTGCGAAATCGAAGCGAAGTGAAGACCGGCCATGACTGGAAATCACCCATGGTAGTGGTCAGCACGCCGAACATTGGCCATTGGGCCATGCGGCTCAACCTTCTCCTGGGCAGGTTTACCTACAGTGAACGAGGCATCCTGGCGCTCGACCACAAGAGACTGTTCACGAAACGGACATTCAAACGATGCCTGCGTGACAGTGGCTACCGCATCGAAAAACTGATTCCTGTCGGCATTCCGTATCACGCGGTATACGGCAACAATCTGGGCTGGTTTCTCGAGCGCATCAGCGATGCTTTTGCCTGGCTGTTGCCGAGTGTCTTTGCGTTTTCCTTCGTGGCGATCTGTCGGCCTTTGCCTGGAGTGAAACAGGTGCTGGGGCAGGCGATTGTGCATCGCAGTGCCGGAGAAAGAAGTCAGGAACCAGTGGACAGCAACCAGAAGGAAGAACTGGTCTCTGCCTCGTTGCCTCGGTAA
- a CDS encoding DUF1624 domain-containing protein, whose amino-acid sequence MNHPPPLKPERLDSIDCLRGIIIVLMALDHTKDFWGASGFIAAENAVLATPAAFFTRWLTHFCAPTFVLLAGVGAFLSQSRGMSKKQLFLFLLTRGLWLVFLELTVVHFGWSLKWEIHRGMWQVIWAIGWSMVGLSLLIWLPAWCVGLLGCIIIGGHNYFDGLTGSKLVTQTPWLVYLFGENGWFWDLLHTPYRTFQPMKGYVYFSLYPLLPWFGVMCAGYGLGTIMKWVPTRRRWTLLILGMLFICLFLGLRYLNIYGDPSKWRVIPGGESPTNYLRTTMSFIACTKYPPSLLFLLMTLGPALLFLLLLEWPIPLFKRFFLTFGRVPLFFYLIHLPVIHGSADWYFQRQKSLGLSSKGFDLPDVYLVWGLIILLLYFPCLGFGWLKKRYGGILKYL is encoded by the coding sequence ATGAATCATCCTCCACCTCTCAAGCCCGAGCGGCTTGATTCCATTGATTGTCTCCGTGGCATCATCATCGTTTTGATGGCGCTGGATCATACTAAAGACTTCTGGGGTGCATCAGGGTTTATTGCCGCAGAGAATGCTGTCTTGGCAACGCCTGCTGCATTCTTCACACGCTGGCTCACTCATTTCTGTGCGCCTACTTTTGTATTGCTGGCCGGTGTCGGGGCGTTTCTGTCGCAATCGCGAGGCATGTCCAAAAAGCAACTGTTCTTATTCCTTCTCACGCGTGGCCTGTGGCTGGTCTTTCTCGAACTGACCGTGGTGCACTTCGGCTGGTCGCTGAAATGGGAAATCCATCGAGGCATGTGGCAAGTGATCTGGGCAATCGGCTGGTCTATGGTTGGATTGTCCCTGCTGATCTGGCTTCCTGCCTGGTGCGTCGGGTTGCTGGGCTGTATCATCATCGGCGGGCATAACTATTTCGATGGACTTACTGGCAGCAAGCTGGTAACTCAGACACCCTGGCTCGTCTACCTCTTCGGCGAGAATGGCTGGTTCTGGGATCTGCTCCACACGCCCTACCGCACTTTTCAGCCAATGAAAGGTTATGTCTATTTCAGCCTATATCCGCTGCTTCCCTGGTTCGGCGTCATGTGTGCAGGCTACGGCCTGGGGACCATCATGAAGTGGGTTCCAACCCGAAGACGCTGGACGCTTCTGATTCTGGGAATGCTGTTCATCTGCCTGTTCCTTGGCTTGCGTTACCTCAACATCTACGGCGACCCTTCCAAATGGCGTGTCATTCCAGGTGGTGAATCACCGACCAATTACCTGCGAACCACTATGTCATTTATTGCCTGCACCAAGTATCCTCCTTCGCTGTTGTTCCTGCTGATGACACTCGGCCCGGCACTGCTGTTCTTATTACTGCTCGAATGGCCTATTCCGCTGTTCAAGCGTTTCTTCCTGACTTTTGGCAGAGTACCTCTTTTCTTTTATCTCATTCACCTGCCTGTCATTCATGGGTCAGCTGACTGGTATTTTCAACGTCAGAAAAGCCTGGGGTTGTCGTCCAAAGGATTCGACCTGCCTGATGTTTACCTGGTCTGGGGATTGATCATTCTGCTCCTGTACTTCCCCTGTCTGGGTTTCGGATGGCTCAAGAAGCGCTATGGGGGAATATTGAAGTATCTGTAA
- a CDS encoding YegP family protein has product MAAWFEINKSKNGQFHFVLKASNGETILSSEQYVTKRSAKNGIASVQTNCTNLDRYEKKESKNGKAFFNLRAGNNQVIGTSELYSSVQKRDAGVASVKTNGKTKTVKDNT; this is encoded by the coding sequence ATGGCAGCCTGGTTTGAAATCAACAAGAGCAAGAATGGTCAGTTTCACTTTGTCCTCAAAGCTTCCAATGGTGAAACTATTCTTTCCAGCGAACAATATGTGACCAAGCGTTCTGCCAAGAATGGCATTGCTTCGGTTCAAACCAATTGCACCAATCTTGATCGCTACGAGAAGAAAGAATCCAAGAATGGCAAAGCCTTCTTCAACCTGCGTGCAGGCAATAACCAGGTTATCGGCACCAGCGAACTCTATTCCTCGGTACAGAAACGCGATGCCGGCGTGGCTTCCGTGAAAACTAACGGCAAGACGAAGACTGTGAAAGACAATACCTGA
- a CDS encoding PQQ-like beta-propeller repeat protein: MWNVLLTLLLLVPSDGTGNWPQWRGPNRDGVSTETGLLTEWPKDGPKLLWEAKGAGRGYASLAITGGKIYTLGDKTTGDDESTYALCFSEADGKQLWKTKLSNAWNSGQPDWQGARSTPTVDGELIYYVTPQGDVVCLKTADGKEVWRKSMSKDFEGGKGDIWGFSESPLIDGDKVVVTPGKVKNTMVALNKKTGAKIWSTSVEGDAGAGHSSIMISEVGNTRVYVQTTASNVYGIDAKNGKLLWKHVIAPPRVVSVIPTPVIKDDLVLAIAGYGKGSALLRQVASGNGVRKEVIYDFNSKLANKHGGVVRLGDQIFGCSDDKPIIWSADLMTGKIKEGWQKRGKGSGSVAITAADGHLYVRFQNGFIALVKADADEYKEVGAFKIPHSGSAPSWAHPVITGGKMYLREGDHILCYDVIGK, translated from the coding sequence ATGTGGAATGTTCTGCTTACACTTCTGTTGCTGGTTCCGTCGGATGGAACAGGCAACTGGCCTCAGTGGCGTGGCCCCAATCGTGATGGCGTATCGACAGAAACCGGCCTGCTGACCGAGTGGCCTAAAGATGGTCCCAAGCTGCTGTGGGAAGCCAAGGGGGCAGGGCGGGGATATGCCAGCCTGGCGATTACTGGCGGAAAAATCTACACACTCGGCGACAAAACAACGGGCGATGATGAAAGCACTTATGCCCTGTGCTTCAGCGAGGCTGATGGCAAACAGCTTTGGAAGACCAAGCTCAGCAATGCCTGGAATTCTGGCCAGCCCGATTGGCAGGGTGCCCGATCCACACCAACCGTTGATGGTGAACTGATTTATTATGTTACTCCGCAAGGCGACGTGGTCTGTCTGAAAACCGCTGATGGCAAAGAAGTCTGGCGCAAGAGCATGTCGAAGGATTTTGAAGGTGGCAAAGGCGACATCTGGGGTTTCAGCGAATCACCACTCATTGATGGCGACAAAGTGGTTGTCACGCCCGGCAAAGTCAAGAACACCATGGTGGCGCTCAATAAGAAGACCGGTGCGAAAATCTGGTCAACTTCGGTGGAGGGCGATGCTGGAGCAGGTCATTCCTCCATTATGATTTCCGAAGTGGGCAACACCAGGGTGTATGTGCAGACCACAGCCAGCAATGTTTATGGGATAGACGCCAAGAATGGCAAACTGCTGTGGAAGCACGTGATTGCTCCTCCCAGGGTTGTTTCAGTGATTCCAACGCCAGTCATCAAAGATGACCTGGTGTTGGCGATTGCCGGGTACGGCAAAGGCTCAGCCTTGCTTCGACAAGTAGCCAGCGGCAACGGCGTTCGCAAGGAAGTGATTTACGATTTCAATTCCAAGCTCGCCAACAAGCATGGTGGCGTCGTTCGCCTGGGTGACCAGATCTTTGGCTGTTCCGATGACAAACCCATCATCTGGTCGGCTGACCTGATGACCGGCAAGATCAAGGAAGGCTGGCAGAAACGAGGAAAAGGCTCCGGTTCTGTCGCCATCACCGCTGCTGATGGTCATTTGTATGTCCGGTTCCAGAACGGTTTCATTGCTCTCGTGAAAGCGGATGCTGATGAATATAAGGAAGTGGGAGCTTTCAAGATTCCACACTCCGGCAGTGCACCCAGTTGGGCACACCCCGTCATCACCGGAGGGAAGATGTACCTGCGCGAAGGGGATCACATTCTCTGTTATGATGTAATAGGGAAGTAG